The DNA region tgacGGTCTTGTTCCTCAaactatttttctgttttttagtTTCTGTGtcaaattttttcattaaatgatGATATGTCAGCGGGTTTGTGGCGTTTCTTTTTGAGTGAGGAAGCGGTGCCTTTCGCATGGTGATGGTGCCGATGGCGGCACCGACCTTTCGTCATTGACGAGGTGGAGGGCATCGGTGGCCTTCTAAGTTCTGTTCTTTAGATTCTCACAAAACCCACATTAGGGAGGGGGTTGTGAAAAGGGGAATTAGGGATTTGTGGTAGAGTATGGTGGTGGTTCTAGAGATGAAACTTTTTCAGGGATGAAGATCATGCTATCGCTATTTTATCTACTTCATAAAGAGTTAGAAAGTGGAGTTTTTGCTTTCTGAATCAAGGTTGATGATATTTAGAGTTACGAACTTAGGATCTTACTTTTTGTGCCTTTTGCTTTTTATTTGGATGGGTCCCAAATAATTTTCTGACGGCTATTAGCTGCTAGGATAAATTAACCACcaccaaacaattaaaataattaaatattatctcCCCCATCAGTATTTAAAGAAGAGATATTTGACactaaagaataaaatagtttGTGAATCAAGATCCCTCAATggagggactaaaaataaatttttttaaaggactcaaaacatattttatgttattctaGAGCaagttttgtgaaaaaaaaaatgcaagattTAGTTaggttaataaaaataacattaatatttCTACCTTAATTCAAACCCTTCTTCAGCTTCTgcaaattgttttgttttgtttttgccaTCACCATTCTCCGTTAACCTAAAGCCACCTTCGTCGATCGGTGAAAGAGCAATTGATGTTCGATTGAAATCAAAAATGAGTTTCGTGCCAAAGGAGACAATCGAAGTCATCGCACAGAGCATCGGCATCACCAACTTGTCCCCCGATGTTGCCCTCGCTCTCGCTCCCGATCTCGAATATCGCATTCGCGAAATCATGCAGGTACCCCCATCACATTATTCTCGCACCCTTTTGcgcaattttgaatttttcgcGGGTAATTCGACACCTCCTTTGTTGTGGGTTTTCGTTGCAATGCAATCACCCAGTTCGGTTCATGTGCAAACGATGAAACCCACTTTCAATATtacgtgaaaaaaaaaattatatttgagggGAAAGAATGAAATCCGttaatggggtggttggaatattTGAGCATGTTAAAAGGGTTGTGGCGGTTTGTAGGCTTTGATATTGTAATTGTTGTTGCTTTGTTGGTGTTATTACTACTGCTTGAGTGTGGCTGATGGAGATATGggtttgttgtttattttgaattaaacagGAATCGGTAAAATGCATGCGCCATTCAATGAGAACTTTTCTTACTACAGAGGATGTGGATACTGCACTTGCATTGAGAAATTTGGAGGTGACTTGCTTTGCTATTGGAATTAGGTTATGTGTTGTGTTTTTAAAACtttgtaaacatttttttcctcaaaCTAAAAGGTTTAGGCTTGGTTAGTGTATCTATGAAAAAGTGCTGATTTTTCGTTGAGACGATGGCAAATTGACAATGGCATGTCTCTTGAGTATAGTCTTATGAGAGAGGGTCATTGTAGAAGTAGAATGCCACATTCATATGAAAATATTGCTTTGAAACATTTAAGATGGCAAACACTTCTCTATCTGAATTGTGTTTCATGTGCACTGCGAAATGTTTATCACCAAGTCCCGTCTGCCCCCAGcttcttaaaatttttatcttcgatatttgttgttgttttctttttgcttatatttttatttatgtatcaGCCAATATATGGGTCCACCTCTAATGATCCTCCGCAGTTCAAAAGAGCTGCTGGACACAAGGATTTGTTCTACATTGATGACAAAGACGTGGATATCAAAGATGTAAGATTTCTAGGTACATCAAGATTGCTATTCTATTGAAAAGTAGTTGAATTGCTTCTTGATATGGTGTTCTCACATTTTTCTTGATTTGTATAGATCATTGAAGCTCCTTTACCAAAAGCACCCCTTGATACATCAATTACTAGCCACTGGTTGGCTATTGAAGGTGTGCAACCTGCAATTCCTGAAAATGCTCCAGTTGAAGGTATTTTTACAGATTTAAGTGCAATAAAACTGAACTTCCTTAGTAGTAGTGCTCTGAGTTTCTACCAATCTCATTTTTTGTATGATATTATGGTCAACTTCTGTCCATCAAGCCAACTTGCTATAACATTGAAGTTTATAACCTTAAGTGATCTGCTACACTCAATTTTGTATATTATCATCTGCACAATTTCACTCTTTTTCCCCCCCTTTTCTTTCCACCTAGAAGCTTGATTTTCCTGACATTGACATATTTGCTTGCCCTATGTTACTTGCAGCTCCCTCCGAGATAAGAAAATCTGAATATAAGGAAGATGGGCTTCCTGTTGATGTTAAATTACCTGTTAAACATTTAATAACAAGGGAGCTTCAGGTATACTCATTTGGTatgtctttctattttttttaagaaattccatatatttttttatcaacttaaTGATCTTTATTTCTTCTACAGCTTTACTATGAGAAAATAACTGACCTAACTTTAAATAAGCCTGGATCCATTCCTTTTAGAAGAGCATTGGTTAGCTTGGCAACAGACTCGGGACTCCATCCCTTAGTTCcttatttcacattttttgttGCTGATGAGGTATTGACAAGTTTATATCAATGATGTTTTTGGTTAAACTTCTTAATTTAGTGTTTGAAATAGTGTAAAAGTACTGATTCTTATCCATTTTCCCTTGTCATATCAGGTGGCacagaatttaaataatttagctGTTTTATTTGCCTTGATGCGCCTTGTGCGGAGCCTTTTGCAAAATTCTCAGATACACATAGAACTTTATGTAAGTATGATGCCATTGTAAATGTTTTCGCATCTATATATAATCAACTTCAGATGATAATTGTCATCTATGACAACTCTCATGAGGTTGTGAGGTTGATCTCTGATATGTGGTTCTGTAAATGAACACAATAACTTTGTGCCAGTTTTGGATATGTTTGGGTTACTGAAGCCAAGACTTAGAGCAGTTATACCTTACTGAAACTTGAGTTTTTACTTCAGTAATATGACTTGTGAGTTTCATTTTTTGTCTAATATCTTCTTATAATTTGCAGTTACATCAATTGATGCCACCTATCATTACTTGCATTGTTGCAAAAAGGATAGGAAACAGACTATCTGATGATCACTGGGAGCTTCGGAACTTCAGTGCTAATCTTGTTGCTTCAATATGCCAAAGGTGTGGACCTTCTTTCTATTGAATAAGAGTATAAATTACCATGGCAGATATCATTTGATTATGTTGTTAACTGTTGCAGCATGTACATTTTTATCattctttccattttttatgTACAGATGTAATTAGGAGATTTATTTCCTCCCATTATTTGTAATTAGGACAGATTTTCCTTATTTCTTGTAATCGGGTCAGGTTTGTTGCCCATAAGTCCTAGGATAACATTAATTCCCTAGCCTGTATATATATTGTAACCAACATTGTACAttggaaaataatatttagattTTGCTCATATTTCAAGTTTAAGTGTTTAACTTGATAATTCTCAGCCCTTGTGATTCTTTTAGATGGGCAACCGGTGCACATTTCTACTATTGTATGGTACCAAAAAGAGCAATGAGAAGGTCAAGGTCTGCTTGATGAGACTTCAATTGCTGATGAGCAATAGGGTTTCATACTTCATTCTAAAATCTAAATGTTAATTGTGGTTGTTGGGGCTGTTACATGTGTCATTCAGATGgaatactatatatatagatgatttTGATACTTTATGGTTTAACTGCATGGTTTGAGTAACGTTCTGTAGAACTGTAGATGATATGAAGGATTTCTTGATATGCATACCAAAAGTTTTCTTAAGATTGCACATACTTTAGTTTGATAAGGacaatttttttccttacaTCTTTTGACATTGCATTGCTTGTGACTATattagtatattaaaataattactatagAATACTGGGCTTGTGATGACCTTTGTAATTTCATAGTATACTCATGGAATGGCAAGTTctgattttatcatttatattttttgggttTTTATGTTCCTAGTCTTTGGAATTCTACAGATTTGGGCATATTTATCACAATCTGCAGCCACGTGTGACAAAGACATTTCTTCATTCTTTCTTGGACCCTACAAAAGCTTTGCCTCAACACTATGGTGCAATTAAAGGGATAGAAGCTCTCGGATCAAGACTGGTATGTTTTGACCACCGTGTTTTAATTTCAGGCCAGTAGATTGTTCGATGGCTTCTGGTTGTTAAATTGgtttcatattaattatttgatgatCTCTTGCGGATAATAACTAATGGAGACAGCTCTACTTTTCCCTTTTAgattatatatgattattttttataaactattctTTACCATCTGTTTAGTTCTCatggataataataatgaagaattattacttttttttatatgatgttTCTTAAATATTTGCAACTGTTTTTAATGCATGTCTTTGTATGGGGTTCACAGGTCACTTTTATGCTTTGTGATTTAGAACCTCTAGTTGTATTGGTGTCAACTAATGTGTATGTTCCTTCACTTTGAGTAGATTCGCTTGCTTATACTTCCAAATCTCGAGCCATATTTGCATCTTCTTGAGCCAGAAATGCAACCTGAGaagcaaaaaaatgaaatgaagagGCATGAAGCTTGGCAAGTTTATGGGGCTTTGTTGGTGAGTTGTAATGTTTTAgctgtgttttaattttgacaaataatctaaaaaattgACACTGTCATCCTTCAATGTGTTGCCACATTTAATTTGACAACTCATCTCATTATATGATTTTGCAGCACGTAATTAGATggatttgtaaatttttttttattgcattcaagtttaattctttaattttatagatTACCTAGGTTTGATTatgcataaattgatttttttcgctGAACATCTCTTTTGCTGATTACTGAAGTCATAAACCTTTCAGGGTGCAGCAGGACAATGCGTGCATGAAAAGGTCAAAATGTTTAGCAATTTGTTCTCTCCTCCAACTCGGGTTACTTCAAGAGGCAGTGGAAAAGCTGTGATTGCGATGTCAGGTGTGGCTTTATTTTTCTACATCTGCAATTATATTGATATGTTTGAAAAGCAATACATGCCTGCTGAATGGAGTAAATGATAAATTAGTTTGTATGCATTCATTTGGGTTATAGCCATATGattcctcttctctctctcccccCTCCTTAAAGTTAGCTTTTAGTTCTAAAACAGGAAACACAACAAAGGACAGGGTTGatgatggaaaatattttcttgttgaTAAAACACAAGCTAGTTAATGAAATGCGTTGGAAGgctcataaaaaaatgaaatgcgtTGGAAGgctcataaaaaaatgaaatgcattGGAAGCCCTAtgcaaaaagtaattatttaataacatttGATTGTAAATAAATGTCAATATATTACTGTTTTGGAGAATACATATTAcgaaccaatgaatttttgatatttttgtgcTAATATAGCATTTCCATGTAATGTTCCGTTTTGgaataaaaaaggagagaaaaagagTTTCATGGTCAATAAAGAATTCTATAAATTATAAGAGGGTTGAttttaaatactaatttttcaCTACATATTAGAATAACAAGAGTAAATATAATAGCAATGGGAATGtcaaaaatgatttataatgaAGACTTTGtggaaataaatcaaatatttaaccttaaattaattaatgacttGATCATCAATTAGGGCAAGGGCAACTTATCCTCCCCCTAAATATAcgacatttaaaaaattagacatATAAAGTGCTTCAGTTGAGAGCGTGAaaggaaataattttaaacttactACCAAAATGGGCAGTGAAGGTTATATTTAAGTAAAACAATCTTTAACCATACATGGAAATTCAATATTGATTTCaagtaaaatgaattttgaCCATTCTTGCAATATTAAATGGTCAAAATTAGATCTTCTGAAACAGTAACATGATACATTtccaatatatatattgaagttGCACTGGAAGCCTGAGTTTCTGAATGTGCTTCCCCAGTTGACAAAAGCTTTCCATCAGAATGCTCTTTTAGACACATTTGTAGCAATGCAATCGTTAATTTTATCTTCTGATAATCATTCTATCTTTACCCTAATGAAGGCAAACGAAAAGCCAGCACTGACAATCTgatgcagcagcagcagcagctgcCTCCAATGAAGAAACTTGCAACGGATGGCCCTGGGGGTGTGGTAGCAATGAACTCCATGTTAGTTGACATGCAAGGTTCAACAGGTGGATATTCCTCCATGATGGGGGTTTCTTCAATGTCAATGGCTCGTCAAATATCCATCGACAACGTGCCGGGGAGGGAGGTTGGAGATCAACAAAGGAAGGTGTCGTCCACTCTTGCTCAGGCTTGGAAGGATGACATTGATACAGGAAATTTGGTGTCATCAGTGGTTGAATTATTTGGCGAAAGTGTGTTGCCGTTTGTTGTTTCAAACCCTGAAGCATGTATGTTTTTGTAGCACTAGTTGCACTGTGTAGGTATTTGTTTTTTGCATGTGAAAGTGCATGCAATAAGGTGGCATGTCTCATGTGACTTGCTGCAGAATATAAATTACCATAGGCTAGAATAGAAATTAACCttgtatttaaatttctttgatATTAGTAACACGTCTGGGATTTTGTCTTTAGATTATTTATTTAGCAGTGATGATTCTATTATCCTTTCTCTATATTGCTACTATGAGGCCAAtcacataattatttattaattaataattataattatttgttaattattaacgTGGTTGACCTGGCCCGtctaattttaatgttttagggTTATGTATCTTTTcttaaaaagtatatatttttaaatgtagaagaaaattgaaggtaggactaaaaatttaaaaataatgggacataattgaaaaaaaaaagttaaaaaaaaaacaattgggcAATTGTCCCATTGAAATAGAAAAGAGTGGGAAAGATGTGCTCAACTAGAGTTTTCACAATGTCAAAGTCTATACTATAAAATTCTTAAAGATCtcaaaaggaagtatttttcattaaattagaaattattacGAACAGACAAAGCAGAGGTGTTGAATGAAAGGAAAGAGTGGGAGTTAACGGAGAAGTCATgatatttgttgaaaaaaaatcataaaaataaaaccgtGAAGAAACAATTCATACTAAAGGAGTTTTgtacaaaaaaatttgttaaaaaacttaatataaaatcacgaacagaaattttaaaattgtgaaaaaGTCGTTGAAATagtaatatatttgttttcgTTGAAATATATTCCTAATAATTACAAATGAAATGTCACGAAGGAAAAATGGGAACAACAACTGAAActcatttctatttttgtttcttattatatttattatatatctttaatattttctaaaaaaagtaaaaataagagtaaaactaaaaattgatctaatcaaaatcattttaaattagatCAGATCGGATCGAATTAAAAGTTTAAACTAAATCAATTGtatgataaattaacaaaatgattaaattaaataatttttttctttaaaatctaTCCATTTCAATCCACGAATAAACTTAAACACTAGGAATGAATACCCTTAAACACCAGGACTGAAGAGGGTTTCCTACGTTGTGTTGAACAATTTCTTCGGTTGGCAATTCACAGCTATGTTTTGCTATTAGCTACAATCCGAGGTTGGAAATAGAAacagaagagaaataaaaaaaaaaaggaaaaaaatgtgatgtttagttttttttttgttaatgttaaaaggatttttcttttctataatttattatattaataccttttttggtgaacaattaattatattaatactacTTAAGTTTTCCATTAATTTTCAATACAACCAAATATTCCTAAACCaccattaaaataatattttattacgtataaaaaaatgttttattaattaaactattttttttaattttgcaccATTAAAATACtgttttatcaattaaaaaaaactttaatttttaaaaataaattttaaacgagatatattttaaaaataactacatattataattttgttacaaatgcaacaattttctataatacttttttatatttatatattatttataggaGTAGCTTTAAATATCtgtcatctttttttatttttcgtttcACCGGTGCATTTATTTTATCtagaaataaaagatttaattatttatctatttccTATAGTTTTCAAGTGATTCATTAAATGCATGTTTCATTTTCAAGAAGTCTATTTGGTTATACTTCatagttaaaaaattttaatgacaaaatttttttagaaattaaaatgtgaATTTTTTACCATTAActataaacactaaaaaaaaaatttaaaagctaaatgaataattaaaaaaataaaacaggataaataaaaaaaactaatatggtGTTAACGCAATAACACTTCACTTGAACTTGGCACACCACTACTATCCTTCAGTTGCTTTTCTTCCTTCATCCGTTTCCAATTCAAACGAACCTGAAAACATGAAAACTGAACTCAATTTTCATATttccctaaaaccctaaaccccaattTTTCACCATCAACCTTAAAACCCAGTAACACTCACTAAGTGTTTACAATGGCGATGCTTCCCCTCACAAACCCTACTCCAATTCGCCACAATGCATTGTCTTCCTCCTCTTTCGTTCAAAGAAAATGTGTCTCTCTGATCCCTAGAATCAGAACATGCGACTCCGAACCCCAGCGACGTCGTTTTGCGTCCGTGACATGCTGCTCCTTCTCGACACTCGACAGTGCTAAGATTAAGGTTGTCGGAGTTGGGGGCGGCGGGAACAATGCTGTTAACCGCATGATTGGTTGCGGATTGCACGTGAGTTTTTCCTTTCCCAttactcaatatttttttaatgtgttatttttattatttatgaacaATGCGAGATTGTGTGATAATTTGGtgggtttgtttgtttgattttatgGGATATGTTTCTTTTTTGGGTAAATTGTGT from Glycine soja cultivar W05 chromosome 8, ASM419377v2, whole genome shotgun sequence includes:
- the LOC114423467 gene encoding transcription initiation factor TFIID subunit 6-like — its product is MSFVPKETIEVIAQSIGITNLSPDVALALAPDLEYRIREIMQESVKCMRHSMRTFLTTEDVDTALALRNLEPIYGSTSNDPPQFKRAAGHKDLFYIDDKDVDIKDIIEAPLPKAPLDTSITSHWLAIEGVQPAIPENAPVEAPSEIRKSEYKEDGLPVDVKLPVKHLITRELQLYYEKITDLTLNKPGSIPFRRALVSLATDSGLHPLVPYFTFFVADEVAQNLNNLAVLFALMRLVRSLLQNSQIHIELYLHQLMPPIITCIVAKRIGNRLSDDHWELRNFSANLVASICQRFGHIYHNLQPRVTKTFLHSFLDPTKALPQHYGAIKGIEALGSRLIRLLILPNLEPYLHLLEPEMQPEKQKNEMKRHEAWQVYGALLGAAGQCVHEKVKMFSNLFSPPTRVTSRGSGKAVIAMSGKRKASTDNLMQQQQQLPPMKKLATDGPGGVVAMNSMLVDMQGSTGGYSSMMGVSSMSMARQISIDNVPGREVGDQQRKVSSTLAQAWKDDIDTGNLVSSVVELFGESVLPFVVSNPEACMFL